Proteins from a genomic interval of Diprion similis isolate iyDipSimi1 chromosome 10, iyDipSimi1.1, whole genome shotgun sequence:
- the LOC124411269 gene encoding DNA (cytosine-5)-methyltransferase PliMCI-like isoform X2 — translation MPSAVLSPSDISEKENLPEVENVDNDRLSVKNKMIVSSPGGDGVLSPPPRTRRYAGSLPEQNVAGPSSQQAGRNTKAGVRKRPARSGRKGMKRHADTLSVDQHTLDGMFLRIKEESPEAPKSSPARVVKVEIEDESAEDPVKADDNLVVEKKIKLTDLSDEGESGKLPEVPTPIEKPRALPEKCQICRQLLSDDDLKLYQGHPNGAVEEFIALTDPRLSLFTGEESMINESDERPQNKLTHFSVYDKNGHLCPFDTGLIERNVLLYFSGYMKAIYEENPDPEGGVPTMDMGPINEWWVTGFDGGELALIGFNTAFGEYILMEPSEAYAPFMEAVREKIHISKLVIEFLLDEINPTYEDLLNKLQTTVPPKGLFKFTEDSLLRHAQFVCDQVLSFDASATPGESLLLTSPCMRALVNLAGVTVGKRLAMRKAHRKYQKDKKPAWTKATTTHLVKNVFETFFTDQLDKENDRDKGLGGPKRRRCAVCEACQQPDCGLCIHCKDMTKFGGSGRSKQACIQRRCPNMALQEADDSDPENEEEYEALAVCKATVAQKVTKGLRNVRKEIKWIGEPIIQDGKKTFYESVMVGDEEIHPNDCVLIEPSDPAVPLYIARVVYMFETKNGDKLFHANWFCRGSDTVLGETSDPIELFLIDECEETPFASVKCKANVIRKQIPSDWSMLGSEELKPEDNIKDTDGRTFFYQKQYTAETARFEDPPVPSKCSRPEIMHRFCAACDRFSANQRKYIPKVDERGEQKTSKEVIYGVVHYKGDEFRVGTTVYLIPGTFKFRYGITKIDTPKTKKENVDEDMYPEFYRKSSDHVKGSNYDTPEPFHIGHISAIYASTTDKLVSSSDIWITVTKLYRPENTHKKHTLMEQADLNVLYWSNEVCNIRFEKVVGKCYLTYTENLNQSIEEWSAAGPNRFYFSQAYSVDEKSFEEPPLHATNIGKQGKGKGKGKGKGKSTKLQDDSKKPSTDIAPDYPPVDKRLQTFDVFAGCGGLSEGLHRAGIAESRWAVEKEEPAAHAFRLNNPNAIVFSEDCNRLLRMVMDGNLKDEHGQPLPQRGAVELLCGGPPCQGFSGMNRFNSRQYSLFKNSLVVSYLSFCDYYRPKFFIMENVRNFVTFKRSMVLKLTLRCLVRMGYQCTYGILQAGNYGVPQTRRRLVILAAAPGEILPKYPEPTHVFSKRACQLSVVVDDKKYSSNCEWTESAPYRTISVRDAMSDLPDIKNGWNKETMPYGGEALSHFQRKMRGYQYQPVLKDHICKEMAPLVEARMAHIPTASGSDWRDLPNIVLKLSDGTFSKKLQYTHHDKKAGKSSTGAYRGVCSCCTGKMCDPMDRQFNTLIPWCLPHTGNRHNHWAGLYGRLEWDGFFSTTITNPEPMGKQGRVLHPEQTRVVSVRECARSQGFSDTYRFFGSVLDKHRQVGNAVPPPMGTAIGHEIRKCYHNREAGRTKTADEFGIKTES, via the exons ATGCCGTCGGCCGTTTTATCACCGAGTGACATTTCCGAAAAAGAGAATCTCCCAGAGGTAGAAAACGTGGATAATGATAGGTTatctgtgaaaaataaaatgatcgtCAGCAGCCCTGGCGGGGATGGAGTCTTATCTCCACCGCCGAGAACCAGGCGGTACGCCGGAAGCCTGCCAGAGCAAAATGTAGCCGGGCCTTCGTCGCAACAGGCGGGAAGAAACACGAAGGCTGGCGTTCGGAAGAGGCCGGCTCGTTCCGGGCGAAAAGGGATGAAAAGACACGCCGACACACTCTCCGTGGATCAGCACACCCTCGACGGTATGTTTCTTAGAATTAAGGAAGAATCACCGGAGGCTCCGAAGTCCTCCCCGGCCCGGGTAGTCAAGGTCGAAATTGAGGACGAGTCCGCCGAGGATCCCGTCAAGGCGGACGACAACCTCGTCGTCGAAAAGAAGATCAAGCTGACCGACCTCTCGGATGAGGGTGAGAGTGGAAAGCTACCCGAAGTGCCAACTCCGATCGAAAAACCCAGAGCTCTTCCAGAAAAGTGCCAAATTTGTCGTCAGCTGCTCTCTGACGACGACCTTAAACTGTATCAGGGTCATCCGAACGGTGCTGTCGAGGAATTCATTGCTCTGACAGACCCCAGACTCTCGTTGTTCACTGGCGAGGAGTCTATGATTAACGAGAGCGATGAAAGGCCACAGAATAAGCTCACTCATTTCAG CGTATATGACAAAAATGGTCATCTTTGCCCATTTGATACCGGACTGATAGAAAGAAACGTTCTGCTCTACTTTTCTGGCTATATGAAAGCAATTTATGAGGAAAATCCTGATCCAGAAGGGGGTGTCCCGACGATGGACATGGGGCCGATAAACGAGTGGTGGGTGACGGGGTTTGATGGTGGCGAATTAGCACTTATAGGGTTCAATACAGCGTTCGGGGAATACATTTTAATGGAGCCGTCGGAAGCCTATGCGCCTTTTATGGAGGCAGTGAGAGAAAAGATTCACATTAGTAAGTTGGTGATCGAATTCTTACTTGACGAAATCAATCCGACTTACGAGGACTTGCTCAACAAATTACAG ACAACCGTTCCACCCAAAGGATTGTTCAAATTCACTGAAGACTCTCTCCTGAGGCACGCTCAATTCGTTTGTGATCAAGTTCTGTCCTTTGATGCTTCTGCAACTCCAGGAGAATCTCTGTTGCTTACAAGTCCGTGCATGCGAGCGCTGGTAAATTTGGCAGGCGTGACAGTTGGGAAGAGATTGGCGATGCGAAAAGCACACCGTAAATATCAAAAAGATAAGAAACCTGCATGGACAAAAGCTACTACGACACACCTGgtcaaaaatgtatttgaaacattttttaccgatcagTTGGACAAGGAAAATGACAGGGACAAAGGTCTTGGT GGTCCCAAGAGGCGAAGGTGTGCTGTGTGCGAGGCGTGTCAACAACCTGACTGCGGCCTGTGCATCCATTGCAAAGACATGACTAAGTTCGGGGGCTCCGGAAGAAGCAAGCAAGCCTGTATCCAGCGCAGATGTCCAAATATGGCTCTTCAG GAGGCAGATGACTCGGATccagaaaatgaagaagagtATGAAGCATTGGCAGTATGCAAGGCTACTGTGGCTCAGAAGGTGACGAAGGGATTGAGAAATgttagaaaagaaataaaatggaTAGGGGAACCGATCATCCAAGACGGAAAAAAGACCTTTTATGAATCCGTAATGGTAGGTGATGAGGAAATACATCCCAACGACTGTGTTCTCATTGAGCCCAGCGATCCAGCAGTGCCCCTCTACATTGCTCGAGTGGTATATATGTTCGAAACAAAGAATGGAGATAAATTGTTTCATGCAAATTGGTTCTGCAGAGGCAGTGATACCGTCTTAGGGGAAACTTCCGATCCCATTGAATTATTCCTAATCGACGAATGCGAGGAAACTCCGTTTGCTTCTGTCAAGTGCAAGGCCAACGTCATTCGCAAACAGATACCCAGTGACTGGTCGATGTTAG GTAGCGAAGAATTAAAACCAGAAGACAATATCAAAGATACTGACGGAAGAACGTTTTTCTACCAGAAACAATACACGGCAGAAACTGCCCGATTCGAAGACCCTCCGGTGCCATCAAAGTGCTCCCGACCGGAAATTATGCACAGATTTTGTGCGGCTTGTGATCGATTCAGCGCAAATCAACGAAAATACATACCGAAG GTGGACGAACGTGGTGAGCAGAAAACTAGCAAAGAAGTGATATACGGAGTTGTGCATTACAAAGGTGATGAATTCAGAGTGGGGACGACGGTTTACTTGATACCCGGAACATTTAAATTCAGGTACGGCATAACTAAGATCGATACGCCCaagacgaaaaaagaaaacgtcgACGAAGACATGTATCCGGAGTTCTACCGTAAATCTTCTGACCACGTAAAGGGGTCCAATTATGATACACCAGAGCCATTCCACATTGGCCATATAAGTGCGATCTATGCTTCAACGACGGACAAACTTGTATCGTCTAGTGACATCTGGATCACAGTCACAAAATTGTACAGGCCAGAAAACACCCACAAAAAGCATACTCTGATGGAACAAGCGGACCTCAACGTACTGTATTGGAGCAATGAAG TGTGCAACATCCGATTTGAGAAAGTGGTTGGAAAGTGTTACTTGACGTAcactgaaaatttaaatcagtCAATCGAAGAATGGTCAGCGGCCGGACCAAATCGTTTCTACTTCTCCCAAGCTTACAGTGTGGATGAGAAATCATTTGAAGAACCGCCCTTGCATGcgacaaatatcggtaaacaAGGCAAGGGCAAAGGAAAGGGTAAAGGAAAAGGGAAAAGCACAAAGCTTCAAGATGATTCGAAAAAACCGTCAACTGACATCGCTCCAGACTATCCTCCGGTCGATAAACGCCTGCAAACTTTCGACGTTTTTGCAGGATGCGGCG GATTATCTGAAGGCCTTCACAGGGCTGGCATCGCAGAGAGTCGCTGGGCAGTGGAGAAAGAAGAGCCAGCTGCCCATGCTTTTCGTCTAAACAATCCCAACGCAATCGTCTTTTCTGAAGATTGCAATCGGCTGCTGAGAATGGTTATGGAC GGAAATCTAAAAGACGAGCACGGCCAGCCACTACCGCAGAGGGGAGCAGTTGAGCTACTGTGTGGAGGTCCGCCTTGCCAAGGTTTCAGCGGCATGAATCGCTTCAATTCAAGGCAGTATTCGCTGTTCAAGAATTCTCTCGTTGTCTCCTATCTGTCGTTCTGCGACTATTATAGGCCCAAGTTTTTCATAATGGAGAACGTGCGAAACTTTGTCACGTTTAAACGGAGTATGGTGCTAAAGTTGACGCTCAGATGTTTGGTGCGAATGGGGTACCAGTGCACCTATGGGATCCTCCAAGCTGGAAACTACGGAGTACCACAGACAAGGCGAAG GCTGGTCATTCTAGCCGCTGCACCTGGAGAGATACTTCCCAAATATCCAGAGCCGACCCATGTGTTCAGCAAACGTGCCTGTCAGTTAAGCGTGGTTGTGGATGATAAGAAg TATTCCTCGAATTGCGAGTGGACAGAATCAGCGCCGTATAGAACAATCAGCGTTCGAGATGCTATGTCCGATCTGCCAGACATAAAAAATGGTTGGAACAAAGAAACCATGCCGTATGGCGGTGAGGCACTTTCACATTTCCAGAGGAAG ATGCGAGGATATCAGTATCAGCCAGTCTTGAAGGATCACATTTGTAAGGAAATGGCACCACTTGTCGAGGCTCGAATGGCTCATATTCCAACGGCGAGTGGCTCAGATTGGAGAGATCTACCAAATATTGTCCTCAAGTTGAGCGATGGGACTTTCTCCAAGAAATT acaatatACGCATCACGACAAAAAGGCTGGCAAAAGTTCAACGGGGGCTTACCGAGGAGTTTGTAGTTGTTGTACAGGGAAGATGTGCGACCCAATGGACAGGCAATTCAATACGCTTATTCCATGGTGCTTGCCTCATACAGGAAATCGTCATAATCATTGGGCTGGCCTCTATGGACGATTGGAATGGGACGGCTTTTTCAGTACAACAATTACGAATCCTGAACCAATGGGCAAACAG GGTCGCGTTTTACATCCGGAACAAACGAGAGTGGTCAGTGTTAGAGAATGTGCCAGATCACAGGGATTCTCGGACACGTATCGGTTTTTTGGCAGCGTACTTGACAAGCACAGACAGGTAGGAAACGCGGTTCCTCCGCCGATGGGTACAGCAATCGGACACGAGATTAGAAAGTGTTATCATAATCGGGAAGCAGGGCGAACGAAGACTGCAGACGAATTCGGTATCAAGACTGAATCCTAA
- the LOC124411269 gene encoding DNA (cytosine-5)-methyltransferase PliMCI-like isoform X3 — protein sequence MPSAVLSPSDISEKENLPEVENVDNDRLSVKNKMIVSSPGGDGVLSPPPRTRRYAGSLPEQNVAGPSSQQAGRNTKAGVRKRPARSGRKGMKRHADTLSVDQHTLDGMFLRIKEESPEAPKSSPARVVKVEIEDESAEDPVKADDNLVVEKKIKLTDLSDEGESGKLPEVPTPIEKPRALPEKCQICRQLLSDDDLKLYQGHPNGAVEEFIALTDPRLSLFTGEESMINESDERPQNKLTHFSVYDKNGHLCPFDTGLIERNVLLYFSGYMKAIYEENPDPEGGVPTMDMGPINEWWVTGFDGGELALIGFNTAFGEYILMEPSEAYAPFMEAVREKIHISKLVIEFLLDEINPTYEDLLNKLQTTVPPKGLFKFTEDSLLRHAQFVCDQVLSFDASATPGESLLLTSPCMRALVNLAGVTVGKRLAMRKAHRKYQKDKKPAWTKATTTHLVKNVFETFFTDQLDKENDRDKGLGGPKRRRCAVCEACQQPDCGLCIHCKDMTKFGGSGRSKQACIQRRCPNMALQEADDSDPENEEEYEALAVCKATVAQKVTKGLRNVRKEIKWIGEPIIQDGKKTFYESVMVGDEEIHPNDCVLIEPSDPAVPLYIARVVYMFETKNGDKLFHANWFCRGSDTVLGETSDPIELFLIDECEETPFASVKCKANVIRKQIPSDWSMLGNEELKPEDNIKDTDGRTFFYQKQYTAETARFEDPPVPSKCSRPEIMHRFCAACDRFSANQRKYIPKVDERGEQKTSKEVIYGVVHYKGDEFRVGTTVYLIPGTFKFRYGITKIDTPKTKKENVDEDMYPEFYRKSSDHVKGSNYDTPEPFHIGHISAIYASTTDKLVSSSDIWITVTKLYRPENTHKKHTLMEQADLNVLYWSNEVCNIRFEKVVGKCYLTYTENLNQSIEEWSAAGPNRFYFSQAYSVDEKSFEEPPLHATNIGKQGKGKGKGKGKGKSTKLQDDSKKPSTDIAPDYPPVDKRLQTFDVFAGCGGLSEGLHRAGIAESRWAVEKEEPAAHAFRLNNPNAIVFSEDCNRLLRMVMDGNLKDEHGQPLPQRGAVELLCGGPPCQGFSGMNRFNSRQYSLFKNSLVVSYLSFCDYYRPKFFIMENVRNFVTFKRSMVLKLTLRCLVRMGYQCTYGILQAGNYGVPQTRRSRCTWRDTSQISRADPCVQQTCLSVKRGCG from the exons ATGCCGTCGGCCGTTTTATCACCGAGTGACATTTCCGAAAAAGAGAATCTCCCAGAGGTAGAAAACGTGGATAATGATAGGTTatctgtgaaaaataaaatgatcgtCAGCAGCCCTGGCGGGGATGGAGTCTTATCTCCACCGCCGAGAACCAGGCGGTACGCCGGAAGCCTGCCAGAGCAAAATGTAGCCGGGCCTTCGTCGCAACAGGCGGGAAGAAACACGAAGGCTGGCGTTCGGAAGAGGCCGGCTCGTTCCGGGCGAAAAGGGATGAAAAGACACGCCGACACACTCTCCGTGGATCAGCACACCCTCGACGGTATGTTTCTTAGAATTAAGGAAGAATCACCGGAGGCTCCGAAGTCCTCCCCGGCCCGGGTAGTCAAGGTCGAAATTGAGGACGAGTCCGCCGAGGATCCCGTCAAGGCGGACGACAACCTCGTCGTCGAAAAGAAGATCAAGCTGACCGACCTCTCGGATGAGGGTGAGAGTGGAAAGCTACCCGAAGTGCCAACTCCGATCGAAAAACCCAGAGCTCTTCCAGAAAAGTGCCAAATTTGTCGTCAGCTGCTCTCTGACGACGACCTTAAACTGTATCAGGGTCATCCGAACGGTGCTGTCGAGGAATTCATTGCTCTGACAGACCCCAGACTCTCGTTGTTCACTGGCGAGGAGTCTATGATTAACGAGAGCGATGAAAGGCCACAGAATAAGCTCACTCATTTCAG CGTATATGACAAAAATGGTCATCTTTGCCCATTTGATACCGGACTGATAGAAAGAAACGTTCTGCTCTACTTTTCTGGCTATATGAAAGCAATTTATGAGGAAAATCCTGATCCAGAAGGGGGTGTCCCGACGATGGACATGGGGCCGATAAACGAGTGGTGGGTGACGGGGTTTGATGGTGGCGAATTAGCACTTATAGGGTTCAATACAGCGTTCGGGGAATACATTTTAATGGAGCCGTCGGAAGCCTATGCGCCTTTTATGGAGGCAGTGAGAGAAAAGATTCACATTAGTAAGTTGGTGATCGAATTCTTACTTGACGAAATCAATCCGACTTACGAGGACTTGCTCAACAAATTACAG ACAACCGTTCCACCCAAAGGATTGTTCAAATTCACTGAAGACTCTCTCCTGAGGCACGCTCAATTCGTTTGTGATCAAGTTCTGTCCTTTGATGCTTCTGCAACTCCAGGAGAATCTCTGTTGCTTACAAGTCCGTGCATGCGAGCGCTGGTAAATTTGGCAGGCGTGACAGTTGGGAAGAGATTGGCGATGCGAAAAGCACACCGTAAATATCAAAAAGATAAGAAACCTGCATGGACAAAAGCTACTACGACACACCTGgtcaaaaatgtatttgaaacattttttaccgatcagTTGGACAAGGAAAATGACAGGGACAAAGGTCTTGGT GGTCCCAAGAGGCGAAGGTGTGCTGTGTGCGAGGCGTGTCAACAACCTGACTGCGGCCTGTGCATCCATTGCAAAGACATGACTAAGTTCGGGGGCTCCGGAAGAAGCAAGCAAGCCTGTATCCAGCGCAGATGTCCAAATATGGCTCTTCAG GAGGCAGATGACTCGGATccagaaaatgaagaagagtATGAAGCATTGGCAGTATGCAAGGCTACTGTGGCTCAGAAGGTGACGAAGGGATTGAGAAATgttagaaaagaaataaaatggaTAGGGGAACCGATCATCCAAGACGGAAAAAAGACCTTTTATGAATCCGTAATGGTAGGTGATGAGGAAATACATCCCAACGACTGTGTTCTCATTGAGCCCAGCGATCCAGCAGTGCCCCTCTACATTGCTCGAGTGGTATATATGTTCGAAACAAAGAATGGAGATAAATTGTTTCATGCAAATTGGTTCTGCAGAGGCAGTGATACCGTCTTAGGGGAAACTTCCGATCCCATTGAATTATTCCTAATCGACGAATGCGAGGAAACTCCGTTTGCTTCTGTCAAGTGCAAGGCCAACGTCATTCGCAAACAGATACCCAGTGACTGGTCGATGTTAGGTAA CGAAGAATTAAAACCAGAAGACAATATCAAAGATACTGACGGAAGAACGTTTTTCTACCAGAAACAATACACGGCAGAAACTGCCCGATTCGAAGACCCTCCGGTGCCATCAAAGTGCTCCCGACCGGAAATTATGCACAGATTTTGTGCGGCTTGTGATCGATTCAGCGCAAATCAACGAAAATACATACCGAAG GTGGACGAACGTGGTGAGCAGAAAACTAGCAAAGAAGTGATATACGGAGTTGTGCATTACAAAGGTGATGAATTCAGAGTGGGGACGACGGTTTACTTGATACCCGGAACATTTAAATTCAGGTACGGCATAACTAAGATCGATACGCCCaagacgaaaaaagaaaacgtcgACGAAGACATGTATCCGGAGTTCTACCGTAAATCTTCTGACCACGTAAAGGGGTCCAATTATGATACACCAGAGCCATTCCACATTGGCCATATAAGTGCGATCTATGCTTCAACGACGGACAAACTTGTATCGTCTAGTGACATCTGGATCACAGTCACAAAATTGTACAGGCCAGAAAACACCCACAAAAAGCATACTCTGATGGAACAAGCGGACCTCAACGTACTGTATTGGAGCAATGAAG TGTGCAACATCCGATTTGAGAAAGTGGTTGGAAAGTGTTACTTGACGTAcactgaaaatttaaatcagtCAATCGAAGAATGGTCAGCGGCCGGACCAAATCGTTTCTACTTCTCCCAAGCTTACAGTGTGGATGAGAAATCATTTGAAGAACCGCCCTTGCATGcgacaaatatcggtaaacaAGGCAAGGGCAAAGGAAAGGGTAAAGGAAAAGGGAAAAGCACAAAGCTTCAAGATGATTCGAAAAAACCGTCAACTGACATCGCTCCAGACTATCCTCCGGTCGATAAACGCCTGCAAACTTTCGACGTTTTTGCAGGATGCGGCG GATTATCTGAAGGCCTTCACAGGGCTGGCATCGCAGAGAGTCGCTGGGCAGTGGAGAAAGAAGAGCCAGCTGCCCATGCTTTTCGTCTAAACAATCCCAACGCAATCGTCTTTTCTGAAGATTGCAATCGGCTGCTGAGAATGGTTATGGAC GGAAATCTAAAAGACGAGCACGGCCAGCCACTACCGCAGAGGGGAGCAGTTGAGCTACTGTGTGGAGGTCCGCCTTGCCAAGGTTTCAGCGGCATGAATCGCTTCAATTCAAGGCAGTATTCGCTGTTCAAGAATTCTCTCGTTGTCTCCTATCTGTCGTTCTGCGACTATTATAGGCCCAAGTTTTTCATAATGGAGAACGTGCGAAACTTTGTCACGTTTAAACGGAGTATGGTGCTAAAGTTGACGCTCAGATGTTTGGTGCGAATGGGGTACCAGTGCACCTATGGGATCCTCCAAGCTGGAAACTACGGAGTACCACAGACAAGGCGAAG CCGCTGCACCTGGAGAGATACTTCCCAAATATCCAGAGCCGACCCATGTGTTCAGCAAACGTGCCTGTCAGTTAAGCGTGGTTGTGGATGA